The Selenomonadales bacterium genomic sequence CTAGCAATTACAATTGTCGGCGGTGATAGAAGAACTGAGTACTATTTGCCGAGTTTGCTGCAGGCAGGCGCAAAAATCCTAGCAGTGGGACTCACGCGCCTTCCCTGTTATCTGGACGTTGTTCCGGTGGACTTGCTCGCAGGCATTAGGGCGTGTCACGCTTTGCTCCTGCCGATGGCAGGTATGGATGCCAAAGGCCGCGTGCAATCGTATTACGACGACGCGCCGCTCGTCCTAGACCGGACGCTATCCGCACGCGGCCTGTTGGTATTGACGGGGGTAGCGAGGCCGGAGTTACGTGAGTTAGGTGCCGTCAATGGTTGGCGGATCTGCGAGATCGGCGCAGACGACGAGCTAGCCTACCTTAACTCCGTGCCCACGGCGGAAGGCGCCGTGCGGCTGGCGCAAGATAAGGCGGTTAAAACAGTTCATGGCAACCGGGCACTTGTCGTCGGTTACGGCCGCTGTGGTATCACCCTCGCCGCGCTCCTTAGAGGTATGGGAGCACACGTTACGGTGGCGGCCAGACAAACCGGTGCGCTGGCCCAAGCTTTTGCGGCCGGACACAGTCCGCAATATATGGGCGACCTGTCGCGAGGGTTGGCAAGTTTTGACTTCGTCTTTAATACGGTGCCCGCTCTGGTATTTACGGAAGATGTGCTGGTTTGTATGCGCCGAGACAGTGTCCTTATCGATATCGCTTCCGGTGGAGGCGTCGACTATCAGGCCGCCATGAAGCTCGGACGCACCGCCATACTGGCTCCGAGCCTGCCGGGGAAGTTTACACCCGAGACTGCCGGGCACATTTTGGGGCGGGTATTGCCGCGCATAATTATAGAAAATCTACCGGAGGAGAGGTAAAATGAAGGACAAGAGAATTGGTTTCGCGTTAACCGGCTCCTACTGCACGTTCGCCGCCGTGATGCCTGAGCTACTGCGTCTACGCGAGGGCGGTGCGGAGATTGTGCCCATTATGAGTGAGACGGCCGCGCACACAGATACGCGCTTCGGCCGTGCCCAAATGTGGCGAAGCCAAGTGCTTGCGGCGAGCGGGGCGCCAGAGATTATCGACACAATTGCGGCGGCAGAACCCATCGGCCCCGGGAAACTGCTCGACTTAGTTATCGTGGCACCATGTACCGGAAATACTCTAGCTAAGATAGCGGGTGGTATTACGGACTCTAGCGTGACCATGGCCGTAAAAGCGCACCTGCGCAACTTGCGCCCGGTACTTATAGCTATATCCACTAACGATGGGCTAGGACAGAATGCCGTTAACTTGGCTCGCTTGCAGAACACTAAGCACATCTTTCTCGTGCCCTATGGTCAGGACAATCCGGAAGTCAAACCAAACTCACTGGTCGCAGCGATGGAGCTAATCCCCAAGGCGGCGGAAATGGCGCTGGCAGGCGTTCAGCTGCAGCCTGTACTGGTATCGCGCCCTTAGTGGAAGGACGGGAGGCACATAATGGCAATTGTCGTGCAAAAATTCGGCGGGACATCCGTAGCTACGGCCGCTATGCGCGAGCGCGTGGTCGGCAAGGTGCGCGGGGTTAAGGCAGAGGGGCATGACGTCGTCGTCGTGGTTTCGGCGATGGGGCGCTTAGGCGAACCATATGCCACCGATACTTTGCTGGCCCTGGTAAATCAAGCGGGAGTATCTAACGCACGTGACCGGGATTTAGTGATGGCCTGCGGTGAGCTTGTCTCCTGTGCCGTTATGGCCAGCGCCTTGCGCAAGGCCGGTCTTAACCCTCTGCCGCTTAGCGGCTGGCAGGCAGGTATCACGACAGATAATTCGTTTGGGGACGCCAGAATAACCGCGGTAGACCCGACCTTTGTGCTAAGTCTACTTAAACAAGGGATAGTGCCGGTGGTAGCAGGCTTTCAGGGAGCAAGCAGTGAAGGGAACATCACCACCCTCGGGCGGGGGGGGAGCGACACTACGGCGGCGGCGTTAGGCGTGGCCTTAGGTGCCGTTAACGTAGAGATTTACACCGATGTAGAAGGCATTATGACCGCCGACCCTCGCTTGGTGCCTGAAGCCAAAGTGCTCAGCTTCTTAGATTACGCAGAGGTGTTTCAGATGGCCTCCCAAGGCTCAAAAGTTATTCATCCGCGGGCAGTCGAGCTGGCTATGCAGCGCAATATTCCTTTGGTCGTGAAGAGCACATTCTCAGATGCCCCGGGTACGACGATTGCCAACGCCATCCTCTATGAAAATAAACGCGGCCGACCGGTTACGGCCGTAGCCCATATTCTTAACGTAGCGCGCGTGTCCATCGCCACGCCCGGCGACGACGGCGCACTTGAGCAAGACATCTTTAGTCGCCTGGCGGGGGCCGGGGTCAGTGTAGACCTCATTAACGTTAGTCCGGAAGTTAAGCGTTTTATCATTCCGGAAGAAGATGTTGAGAAAGCGCGTGCTGCGCTAGAGACCTTGCCGCTCGCGGCGGATTTCCGCTGTGGCTGCGCAAAGGTGAGCGTCATCGGCACTGGTATGCGCGGGGTGCCCGGGGTGATGTCGCGTGTCGTCGCCGCATTGCGGGAAGCCGAGGTACGTATTCTGCAGTCGAGCGACTCGCACTTGACAATCTCGGTCTTGATTGACCAGGGAGATGTTGAATCGGCTACTAAAGCCTTGCATCGGCACTTCGGGTTAAACACAGAGTAGAAGAAAGGACGGATCTAATGCATTTCGGACGTTTGCTCACCGCCATGGCGACCCCTTTTGACGAGGAAGGGAATCTTGACCAAAGTGGCGTCAGACGCCTAGCCGAACACCTTATTGCTACAGGCACGGAAACCATTGTCGTATCCGGCACGACGGGCGAGTCGCCTACTCTTTCTGCCGCCGAACGCGTCCTGCTGATTGAGCTAGCCCAAGATGTCTGCCGCGGGCGAGCTAAGGTACTCGCAGGCGTGGGCACAAACTCAACTAGCGATACACTGCAAGGAGCGCGTGCTGCGGTAGACGCAGGTGCCGACGGCATAATGGTAGTGACTCCATACTACAACAAGCCGCCGCAGGACAGCCTGTATCATCACTTCACAGAGGTGGCGCGCGCTGTCGACGTTCCCATTCTCATCTACAACGTTCCCGGCCGTACCGGCTGCAACATGCTACCGTCTACGGTAG encodes the following:
- a CDS encoding dipicolinate synthase subunit B, with protein sequence MKDKRIGFALTGSYCTFAAVMPELLRLREGGAEIVPIMSETAAHTDTRFGRAQMWRSQVLAASGAPEIIDTIAAAEPIGPGKLLDLVIVAPCTGNTLAKIAGGITDSSVTMAVKAHLRNLRPVLIAISTNDGLGQNAVNLARLQNTKHIFLVPYGQDNPEVKPNSLVAAMELIPKAAEMALAGVQLQPVLVSRP
- the dapG gene encoding aspartate kinase, with translation MAIVVQKFGGTSVATAAMRERVVGKVRGVKAEGHDVVVVVSAMGRLGEPYATDTLLALVNQAGVSNARDRDLVMACGELVSCAVMASALRKAGLNPLPLSGWQAGITTDNSFGDARITAVDPTFVLSLLKQGIVPVVAGFQGASSEGNITTLGRGGSDTTAAALGVALGAVNVEIYTDVEGIMTADPRLVPEAKVLSFLDYAEVFQMASQGSKVIHPRAVELAMQRNIPLVVKSTFSDAPGTTIANAILYENKRGRPVTAVAHILNVARVSIATPGDDGALEQDIFSRLAGAGVSVDLINVSPEVKRFIIPEEDVEKARAALETLPLAADFRCGCAKVSVIGTGMRGVPGVMSRVVAALREAEVRILQSSDSHLTISVLIDQGDVESATKALHRHFGLNTE
- the dapA gene encoding 4-hydroxy-tetrahydrodipicolinate synthase, with product MHFGRLLTAMATPFDEEGNLDQSGVRRLAEHLIATGTETIVVSGTTGESPTLSAAERVLLIELAQDVCRGRAKVLAGVGTNSTSDTLQGARAAVDAGADGIMVVTPYYNKPPQDSLYHHFTEVARAVDVPILIYNVPGRTGCNMLPSTVVRLSQASSFLGIKEASGNLDQVSEIIRAVRKDFVLYSGDDSLTLPMLAVGAEGVVSVASHIIGQE